A section of the Epinephelus moara isolate mb chromosome 3, YSFRI_EMoa_1.0, whole genome shotgun sequence genome encodes:
- the orai2 gene encoding protein orai-2 — MIQKAPLETGAMSSELNVPMGSPAPGVSERAPDCGGMDYRDWVRRSYLELVSSNHHSVQALSWRKLYLSRAKLKASSRTSALLSGFAMVAMVEVQLEMQYSYPPVLLIAFSVCTTVLVAVHLFALLISTCILPNVEAVSNIHNLNSVSESPHERMHHYIELAWGFSTALGILLFLAEVVLLCWIKFLPVDCSGAKKPSACSPAEKPASASSESQESGWKAALASTIIMVPVGVIFVLFTIHFYRSLVRHKTERHHQEIEELHKIKVQLDGQERGLQTV, encoded by the exons ATGATTCAGAAAGCACCTCTGGAGACAG GTGCTATGAGCAGTGAGCTGAACGTGCCGATGGGTTCTCCAGCCCCAGGGGTCTCAGAGCGGGCTCCGGACTGCGGGGGGATGGACTACAGGGACTGGGTGCGACGCAGTTACCTGGAGCTGGTCAGCTCCAACCACCACTCCGTGCAGGCCCTGTCCTGGAGGAAACTCTACCTGAGCCGGGCCAAGCTGAAGGCCTCCAGCAGGACGTCTGCTCTGCTCTCCGGCTTCGCAATG GTGGCCATGGTGGAGGTGCAGCTGGAGATGCAGTACAGTTACCCCCCTGTGCTCCTCATTGCCTTCAGTGTGTGCACCACTGTGCTGGTGGCGGTGCACCTCTTCGCTCTGCTGATCAGCACCTGCATCCTGCCCAACGTGGAGGCCGTCAGCAACATCCACAACCTCAACTCCGTCAGCGAGTCACCGCACGAGCGCATGCACCACTACATCGAGCTGGCGTGGGGCTTCTCCACAGCGCTGGGCATTCTGCTGTTTCTAGCAGAGGTGGTGCTCCTCTGCTGGATCAAGTTCCTGCCCGTAGACTGCAGCGGGGCCAAAAAACCAAGCGCCTGTAGCCCCGCAGAGAAGCCGGCGTCAGCCTCATCTGAATCGCAGGAGAGTGGCTGGAAGGCCGCGCTGGCCTCCACCATCATCATGGTCCCAGTGGGGGTGATTTTTGTGTTGTTCACCATTCACTTCTATCGCTCTCTGGTGCGCCACAAGACGGAGCGCCACCACCAGGAGATCGAGGAACTGCACAAGATTAAGGTACAGCTAGACGGCCAAGAGAGGGGCCTCCAGACTGTGTGA